A genomic window from Flavobacterium johnsoniae includes:
- the purE gene encoding 5-(carboxyamino)imidazole ribonucleotide mutase produces MSKVAIIMGSISDMPVMQDAIDILKQFNVEVEVDIVSAHRTPEKLFDFSKNAHNRGISVIIAGAGGAAHLPGMVASMSPLPVIGVPVKSSNSIDGWDSVLSILQMPGGVPVATVALNGAKNAGILAAQIIGSHDKKVLDTIISYKEELKAAVNKAAESLK; encoded by the coding sequence ATGAGCAAAGTAGCTATTATAATGGGAAGCATCTCAGACATGCCAGTTATGCAGGATGCAATCGACATATTAAAACAATTTAATGTAGAAGTTGAAGTAGATATTGTTTCGGCACACAGAACACCGGAAAAATTATTCGATTTCAGTAAAAATGCACACAATCGCGGGATTTCGGTAATTATTGCCGGTGCGGGCGGTGCGGCACATTTACCTGGAATGGTGGCTTCAATGTCTCCGCTTCCTGTAATTGGAGTTCCTGTAAAATCAAGCAATTCTATTGATGGATGGGATTCTGTTTTATCGATTCTGCAAATGCCAGGCGGAGTTCCTGTTGCAACTGTAGCTTTAAACGGAGCAAAAAATGCCGGAATTCTAGCAGCACAAATCATCGGAAGCCATGATAAAAAAGTTTTAGATACTATTATTTCTTATAAAGAAGAATTGAAAGCTGCGGTTAATAAAGCGGCTGAAAGCCTTAAATAG